A stretch of DNA from Promicromonospora sukumoe:
GCGACCCCAGCTCGTCGAGCTCGGCGACGTCCTGCGAGAGCTCCCGCACGTGGATGGTCTTGCCGCGCTTGACGCGGCCCGAGTCGGGCTCGCGGCGGCCGGCGAGCAGCGCGAGCAGCGTCGTCTTGCCGGCGCCGTTGACGCCCACGATGCCGTACCGGTCGCCGGGGCCGAGGCGCCAGGTCACGTCGTCGAACAGGACCTTGCCCGGCACGGCCACGCTGACGGACTCCAGGTCCAGCACGTCCTTGCCGAGCCGCCGCGTCGCCATGCGGGCCAGCTCCATCGAGTCGCGCGGCGGCGGCTCGTCGTCGATCAGGGCGGACGCGGCGTCGAGCCGGAACTTGGGCTTCGACGTGCGGGCCGGCGCCCCGCGGCGCAGCCACGCGAGCTCCTTGCGCAGCAGGTTGTCGCGCTTCTCGGCGGCCGTCGCGGCCTGCCGGGCCCGCTCGGCGCGCGCCAGGATGTAGGCCGCGTACCCGCCCTCGTACCCGTCGACGGCGCCGGTCCCGTCGCCGCGCACCTCCCACATCCGGGAGCAGACCTCGTCGAGGAACCAGCGGTCGTGCGTCACGACCACGAGCGCGCCCGTCGTGCCCGGGCGGCCGTACCGCTCGCGCAGGTGGGCGGCGAGCCAGGCCACGCCCTCGACGTCGAGGTGGTTGGTCGGCTCGTCGAGCAGCAGCACGTCCGGGTCCTGGACGAGCAGGGCCGCGAGCGCCACGCGGCGGCGCTGGCCGCCGGACAGCTTCGCGACCGGGGCGTCCCAGCCGAGGTCGGCGATCAGGCCGTCGTGCACCTCGCGGACGCGGGCGTCGGACGCCCAGACGTGGGTCTCGGCGTCGCCGTGCACGAGGTCGAGCACGGTGGCGTCGTCGGGCAGCTCGTCGCGCTGGTCCAGCATGCCCAGGGTGGAGCCGCCCACCCGGGTGACGCGGCCGCCGTCGGGCAGCGCGGTGCCGGCGAAGATGCGCAGCAGGGTGGACTTGCCCGCGCCGTTGGGGCCGACGATGCCGACGCGGTCGCCGTCGTCGAGCCCCAGCGAGACGTCCGCCAGGAGGGTACGGGTGCCGATGGTCAGCGCGATGCCGTCTGCGCCGAGGAGATGTGCCACCTACCAAGGGTAGTCGCGCGCTACGCTCACCCCGGCCGACCCTTCGACAAGCTCAGGACTGCGCGCCGACCGCGCAGCAGGACTTCGCCGCCGGCCCAGCAGAACGACGACGCCGAGGAGCACAACGTGGCCCAGTTCGACATGCCGCTGTCCGAACTCGAGAAGTACACCCCGGAGGTCGACGAGCCCGCCGACTTCGACGAGTTCTGGTCGACCACCCTGGCCGAGGCCCGGACGTTCGACGAGGCGCCGGAGGTGGAGCGCGTCGACGTGGGGCTGACGGAGATCCTGGTGGACGACGTCACGTTCCCCGGTTTCGGCGGGCACCCGGTCAAGGCGTGGCTGACGCGCCCGGCGCACGCGGCGGGCGACCTGCCCGTGGTGGTCGAGTACCAGGGGTACGGCGGCGGGCGGGGCCTGCCGCACGAGCGCATCCACTGGGCGGCCGCGGGCTACGCGCACCTCATGATGGACACGCGCGGGCAGGGCTCGGGCTGGGGCGCGGGCGGGGACACTCCGGACCCGGTGGGCTCGGGTCCCGCGTCGCCCGGTTTCATGACGCGCGGCGTGCTCGACCCGCACGACCACTACTACCGGCGCGTGTTCACCGACGGCGCCCGCGCGGTCGACGCGGTGCGCGCGATCGAGGGGATCGACCCGGCGCGCGTGGCGCTGAGCGGCGGCAGCCAGGGCGGCGGCATCACCATCGCGGTCGCGGGCCTCGTGCCCGACGTCGTGGCCGCCATGCCGGACGTGCCGTTCCTGAGCCACTAC
This window harbors:
- a CDS encoding ABC-F family ATP-binding cassette domain-containing protein is translated as MAHLLGADGIALTIGTRTLLADVSLGLDDGDRVGIVGPNGAGKSTLLRIFAGTALPDGGRVTRVGGSTLGMLDQRDELPDDATVLDLVHGDAETHVWASDARVREVHDGLIADLGWDAPVAKLSGGQRRRVALAALLVQDPDVLLLDEPTNHLDVEGVAWLAAHLRERYGRPGTTGALVVVTHDRWFLDEVCSRMWEVRGDGTGAVDGYEGGYAAYILARAERARQAATAAEKRDNLLRKELAWLRRGAPARTSKPKFRLDAASALIDDEPPPRDSMELARMATRRLGKDVLDLESVSVAVPGKVLFDDVTWRLGPGDRYGIVGVNGAGKTTLLALLAGRREPDSGRVKRGKTIHVRELSQDVAELDELGSLKAVEVIEQEKGRVVVDGKELTASQLTEKLGFTRERAYTPVRDLSGGERRRLQLLRLLVSEPNVLLLDEPTNDLDTDTLAAVEDLLDGWPGTLIVVSHDRYLLERVADRQVALLGDGTIRDLPGGVEEYLRLRAAAKAAGASASGTPGGSGTPGGSGAAGGTGAAGTTSGTGPAAAGNGSGDELSQRDIRAAKKEVSRIERRLAKIAQKEAELHENIAQQATDYQAVARLDAELRDLVSERDELEAAWLEAAEVAG
- a CDS encoding acetylxylan esterase, with translation MAQFDMPLSELEKYTPEVDEPADFDEFWSTTLAEARTFDEAPEVERVDVGLTEILVDDVTFPGFGGHPVKAWLTRPAHAAGDLPVVVEYQGYGGGRGLPHERIHWAAAGYAHLMMDTRGQGSGWGAGGDTPDPVGSGPASPGFMTRGVLDPHDHYYRRVFTDGARAVDAVRAIEGIDPARVALSGGSQGGGITIAVAGLVPDVVAAMPDVPFLSHYRRAVQITDNLPYNEITRYLSVHRDPAVEEQVWRTFSYLDGVSFARRARSAGLFSVALMDGTCPPSTVYAAYNGWGPGGSGGVSKEIDVYPYNDHEGGGDYRFPRKLAWLNKIV